One genomic region from Nitrospirota bacterium encodes:
- the glnA gene encoding type I glutamate--ammonia ligase has product MEKPRDKKDVIEFVEKNNVKFVRLWFTDILGQLKSFAITSEELEGAFDEGMGFDGSSIKGFARIDESDMIAKPDPSTFQILPWRPKEKAVARMFCDVLNPDGTPYEGDPRYALRRNLQRLKEKGFTLYLGPELEFFYFEDEKGTKVLDEGGYFDLTTLDAGSDLRRDTVLTLEELGIKVEYSHHEVAPSQHEIDLRYAEASTMADNVMTYRIVVKEVASKYGCFATFMPKPIFGQNGSGMHTHQSLFKGDRNAFFDAKDKYYLSDIAKKYIAGLLKHAPEITAVCNQWVNSYKRLVPGYEAPVYIAWARRNRSALVRVPLYKPGKETATRIELRSPDPSCNPYLAFSVMLAAGLEGIEKNYELPEPVEKDIYHLTEEEKHQLGIKSLPGSLIEAIEIAEKSEVVRKALGEHIFNNFIESKKIEWDDYRIKIHPYEIERYLPIL; this is encoded by the coding sequence ATGGAAAAGCCAAGGGACAAGAAGGATGTCATAGAGTTTGTAGAAAAAAACAATGTCAAGTTTGTCAGATTATGGTTTACCGACATCCTCGGACAATTGAAAAGTTTTGCCATTACAAGCGAAGAGCTTGAGGGAGCCTTTGATGAAGGCATGGGTTTTGACGGCTCATCAATAAAGGGTTTTGCAAGAATTGATGAGAGCGACATGATTGCAAAGCCCGATCCCTCAACTTTTCAGATACTTCCGTGGAGACCCAAAGAAAAGGCGGTGGCAAGGATGTTCTGCGATGTGCTGAATCCCGACGGTACGCCATATGAGGGCGACCCGCGATACGCATTAAGAAGAAACCTCCAAAGACTGAAGGAAAAAGGCTTCACCCTTTACCTCGGGCCGGAGCTTGAATTTTTCTATTTTGAAGATGAGAAAGGCACAAAAGTATTGGATGAAGGCGGATACTTTGACCTGACTACGCTTGATGCCGGAAGCGATTTAAGAAGGGACACTGTACTTACGCTTGAAGAGCTTGGCATAAAAGTGGAATATTCCCATCATGAGGTTGCACCCTCACAGCATGAGATTGACCTGCGGTATGCAGAAGCATCAACAATGGCTGACAATGTGATGACTTACAGGATAGTGGTCAAAGAAGTAGCGTCAAAATACGGCTGTTTTGCAACATTTATGCCTAAACCGATATTCGGGCAGAACGGGAGCGGCATGCACACTCACCAATCGCTTTTTAAAGGAGATAGAAACGCATTTTTTGATGCTAAGGACAAATATTATCTCTCAGACATTGCAAAAAAATATATCGCAGGACTGCTTAAGCATGCGCCTGAAATCACCGCAGTATGCAACCAGTGGGTGAATTCATACAAAAGGCTTGTCCCGGGATATGAGGCTCCTGTTTACATCGCATGGGCCAGGAGAAACCGCTCGGCGCTTGTAAGAGTGCCTCTGTATAAGCCGGGCAAAGAAACGGCGACGAGGATTGAACTCCGTTCGCCCGACCCCTCATGCAATCCCTATCTTGCTTTTTCAGTGATGCTTGCGGCTGGACTGGAAGGCATTGAAAAAAATTATGAACTCCCTGAACCGGTAGAAAAAGACATCTATCATCTCACTGAAGAGGAGAAGCATCAGCTTGGGATAAAATCCCTGCCGGGAAGTTTGATTGAAGCCATAGAGATTGCTGAAAAAAGCGAGGTCGTCCGCAAAGCGCTGGGCGAACACATTTTCAACAATTTCATTGAGAGCAAAAAAATTGAGTGGGATGATTACAGAATCAAGATTCACCCATATGAAATAGAGCGCTATCTGCCGATACTATAA
- the lptF gene encoding LPS export ABC transporter permease LptF, which translates to MIIHRAIFKELFFNFLVVISFLTFVLFMEKFVRITRLVMGKGTEMIDTLKVFMFLQPSILLLSIPMAVLIAVFLTYGRMATDNETIALKSSGMSFWLISKPAVTFSIAGFAVLLFISLYLLPKSVHSFKQTLYEVIAKKTSMTIEEQTFSKVFKGTVIFVKKMSGDSFRGVFVYTDPDSSAKQPLVIVAKDGAVRSYPEDGLIELNMHDGLIHTFSDRGSSEVTFRDYNLVLTSAIETKREQKLDEVKFLDLWRDKGDKPLWHVEINRRLAIPFACLIFGLLAPALATKIGKTGRVGSFSFSISVLILYYFIFIFGEGLAKAGRLSPLLGCWGPNMLFGIAAIIFYYFAHKDKLVFKRS; encoded by the coding sequence ATGATAATTCACAGGGCAATATTCAAGGAACTTTTTTTCAACTTTCTCGTCGTAATCTCCTTCCTGACATTTGTCCTTTTCATGGAAAAATTTGTACGGATTACAAGGCTTGTCATGGGCAAGGGGACAGAGATGATAGACACCCTTAAGGTCTTTATGTTCCTTCAGCCGTCTATTCTGCTCCTTTCAATACCGATGGCGGTCCTCATAGCCGTATTTTTGACTTACGGCAGAATGGCTACGGATAATGAAACAATCGCTCTGAAAAGCAGCGGCATGAGTTTCTGGCTTATCTCAAAGCCTGCCGTTACATTCTCAATCGCTGGCTTTGCCGTTCTTCTTTTCATCAGCCTTTACCTCCTGCCGAAAAGCGTGCACTCATTCAAGCAGACCTTGTATGAGGTAATTGCAAAAAAAACGTCAATGACCATTGAGGAGCAGACATTTTCAAAGGTCTTTAAGGGGACAGTGATATTTGTAAAAAAAATGTCGGGTGACAGTTTCAGGGGGGTCTTTGTTTACACCGACCCCGATTCTTCCGCAAAACAGCCTCTCGTAATAGTGGCTAAAGACGGCGCAGTGCGCTCTTATCCTGAAGACGGACTGATAGAGCTGAATATGCACGACGGATTAATCCATACATTTTCAGACAGGGGCTCTTCAGAGGTAACTTTCAGGGATTATAATTTAGTGCTGACATCTGCTATAGAGACCAAAAGGGAACAGAAACTTGATGAAGTCAAATTTCTTGACTTATGGAGGGATAAGGGAGATAAGCCCTTATGGCATGTTGAAATAAACAGGCGGCTGGCTATTCCATTTGCATGCCTGATATTCGGGCTTCTCGCCCCTGCCCTTGCCACAAAAATAGGCAAAACAGGCCGTGTCGGAAGTTTTTCCTTCAGCATTTCCGTGCTGATATTGTATTACTTTATATTCATATTCGGAGAAGGGCTTGCAAAGGCAGGAAGGCTTTCACCGTTACTTGGATGCTGGGGACCAAACATGCTGTTCGGCATTGCGGCAATCATTTTTTATTATTTCGCTCATAAAGACAAACTGGTATTTAAAAGAAGTTAA
- the lptG gene encoding LPS export ABC transporter permease LptG: MKILSKYFLKEFLKFFFIILLVLTAILLVAEFFDKVNEFYSQKPPAYLVVEYLLLQCPKFLLFASPAASLLSILLTIGIAMKWKETVVIQASGLSLKKFFSSFIVTGIIISIFALLIGETIVPAATRKASWVRNHMILQKQSRITYQEGALWLKGRDSSLIRIRDFVGDKNTILKISIFNFDHVFGLISRTEAESARWIDKKWELNNVTVFDFSGNKTTKHKSIVSQAIEEPRIFKEEMRKPEEMNFIELYAYYKRLEKAGFKNLKYVVDLYGKLAYPMVNFVMVLFGIALVLNSRLGGGLKAAGLGIVVSICYWLIYSISTSLGNTGAIPPWLAPWIGLVLFSTGGGYMYLRIRE; the protein is encoded by the coding sequence ATGAAAATTTTATCAAAATATTTTTTAAAGGAATTTCTAAAATTCTTTTTTATCATTCTGCTGGTGCTGACGGCAATCCTGCTGGTTGCGGAATTTTTTGACAAAGTAAATGAATTTTACTCTCAGAAACCTCCCGCTTACCTGGTAGTTGAATATCTTTTGCTTCAGTGCCCTAAATTTTTATTATTTGCATCGCCTGCGGCATCCCTGCTGTCCATTCTCCTTACTATCGGAATTGCAATGAAATGGAAGGAGACGGTGGTGATTCAGGCCTCGGGGCTGAGTTTAAAAAAATTCTTCTCCTCTTTTATTGTTACAGGGATTATAATCAGCATTTTTGCCCTGCTTATAGGTGAAACCATTGTCCCTGCCGCGACAAGAAAGGCGTCATGGGTAAGAAATCACATGATATTACAGAAACAGTCCAGAATTACATATCAGGAAGGTGCGTTATGGCTTAAGGGCCGTGACAGCAGTTTAATCCGCATCAGAGATTTTGTCGGAGATAAAAACACCATCCTGAAAATCAGCATATTCAACTTTGACCATGTCTTTGGATTAATCAGCAGGACCGAGGCTGAAAGCGCCAGATGGATTGATAAGAAATGGGAGCTTAACAATGTAACAGTATTTGACTTTTCCGGCAATAAAACCACAAAACACAAATCCATTGTCTCTCAGGCCATTGAAGAGCCCAGGATTTTCAAGGAAGAGATGCGTAAGCCGGAAGAGATGAATTTTATTGAGCTCTATGCCTATTACAAAAGACTTGAGAAGGCAGGATTTAAAAACCTTAAATATGTCGTTGACCTTTACGGGAAACTTGCTTATCCGATGGTGAATTTTGTCATGGTGCTTTTTGGAATAGCCCTTGTCCTGAACAGCAGGCTGGGAGGCGGCTTAAAGGCAGCGGGGCTGGGTATTGTTGTGAGTATTTGCTACTGGCTTATTTATTCAATCAGCACATCCCTCGGCAACACAGGCGCCATACCGCCATGGCTTGCGCCCTGGATAGGGCTGGTTCTTTTCAGTACAGGCGGGGGATATATGTATTTGAGGATTAGAGAGTAA
- the deoC gene encoding deoxyribose-phosphate aldolase: MKIDSNVNIANLIDHTLLKPAASLKDIERLCAEAKEYGFFSVCIHPCFIKTAKKILSGSGVRITTVIGFPLGATFSGAKVFEAMKSVHEGADELDMVMNISAAKAGRWDAVKKEISDFATATPSAVHKVIIETCYLSDDEKIKASLAVMDTGAEFVKTSTGFAPAGAMVKDIVMIRDITKGKIGIKAAGGIKTLKDALSFIGAGATRIGTSSGVEIIKEADALA; encoded by the coding sequence ATGAAAATAGACAGCAATGTTAACATAGCAAATCTGATTGACCATACCCTTCTTAAGCCCGCCGCCTCCCTGAAAGACATTGAAAGACTTTGCGCAGAGGCTAAGGAATATGGTTTTTTCTCGGTATGCATCCACCCGTGTTTTATAAAAACAGCTAAAAAGATTCTTAGCGGAAGCGGTGTCAGGATTACGACAGTAATCGGTTTCCCTCTCGGCGCAACTTTCTCAGGGGCAAAGGTGTTTGAAGCAATGAAATCTGTGCATGAAGGCGCTGACGAGCTTGATATGGTGATGAACATCAGTGCAGCCAAAGCTGGCAGGTGGGATGCTGTGAAAAAAGAGATTTCCGATTTTGCAACTGCCACTCCGTCTGCAGTTCACAAGGTAATTATAGAAACATGTTATCTTTCAGACGATGAAAAAATAAAGGCATCTTTGGCTGTGATGGATACCGGCGCTGAATTTGTGAAAACGTCTACGGGATTTGCTCCGGCAGGGGCAATGGTAAAGGACATTGTAATGATAAGGGATATAACTAAAGGAAAGATTGGCATAAAAGCCGCAGGTGGGATTAAGACACTGAAGGATGCGCTGTCATTTATCGGGGCAGGGGCAACGAGAATAGGCACAAGCTCCGGCGTAGAGATAATAAAGGAAGCTGATGCATTAGCTTGA
- the ilvE gene encoding branched-chain-amino-acid transaminase, which translates to MIYLNNKLVLRDKALISVFDHGFLYGDGIYETLRAYDGVAFKFDEHIERLFRSAAMIGLKIPMSPADIKKAVYKTIRANKLKEAFIRINISRGAGPIGLDPRLCPEPTFVIICNPFKDYPEQYYEKGVKVVIVNVRRNFKNALNPMIKSLNFLNNVLANIEGMKEDAHEAIMLNYKGYIAEGTTSNIFFIKNKTLFTPELEVGILDGITRRIILNLADEAGMKLSEGRFIPDDVYDADEVFISSTTREIMPVTKIDDIKIGSKTGRITKALLAAYRKKVDEYIKAHK; encoded by the coding sequence GTGATATATCTTAACAACAAACTCGTTCTAAGGGATAAAGCCCTGATTTCTGTCTTTGACCACGGATTTCTCTATGGCGACGGCATCTATGAAACGCTAAGGGCGTATGACGGTGTTGCGTTTAAGTTTGATGAGCATATTGAACGCCTTTTCCGTTCGGCGGCCATGATAGGGCTTAAAATCCCGATGAGCCCTGCTGATATCAAAAAGGCTGTATATAAAACAATTAGGGCCAATAAACTGAAAGAAGCATTTATCAGGATAAATATCTCAAGGGGCGCCGGTCCCATAGGGCTGGACCCGCGGCTCTGTCCCGAGCCTACCTTTGTAATAATCTGCAATCCGTTTAAGGATTACCCTGAACAATACTATGAAAAAGGAGTGAAGGTTGTCATAGTTAATGTAAGGAGAAATTTTAAGAACGCGCTCAACCCGATGATAAAATCGCTTAATTTTTTAAACAATGTCCTTGCAAACATAGAGGGGATGAAGGAAGACGCTCATGAGGCAATAATGCTTAATTACAAAGGTTACATTGCCGAAGGCACGACATCAAACATTTTTTTTATAAAAAACAAAACCCTTTTTACGCCTGAGCTTGAGGTCGGCATTCTGGACGGGATAACAAGGCGCATCATCCTGAATCTGGCGGATGAAGCCGGAATGAAACTCAGTGAAGGAAGGTTCATCCCTGACGACGTGTATGACGCCGATGAGGTTTTCATATCAAGCACTACAAGGGAGATTATGCCCGTAACAAAAATTGATGACATCAAGATAGGTTCAAAGACAGGGAGAATCACCAAAGCGCTTCTTGCAGCCTACAGAAAAAAAGTTGATGAATATATAAAGGCTCACAAATAA
- a CDS encoding GDP-mannose 4,6-dehydratase: protein MKALITGGAGFIGSHLAEELLEQGHEVYLIDDLSTGSIENIEHLKNRKGFHYMIDTILNSPVIAELVDKCDVVFHMAAAVGVMLIVESPVRTIETNIKGTEEILLHANKKKRKVIIASTSEVYGKSDQKSFREDSDLILGPTTKNRWSYACSKAIDEFLALAYWKEKNLPVVIIRLFNVVGPRQTGRYGMVIPRFVKQALLNHPITVFGDGKQSRCFSHVKDTVRALVKLSQTDEAVGEVINTGSDNEISIEDLAKKVKELAKSRSKIQYIPYSDAYEEGFEDMMRRVPDLNKVKKLIDYKPQYSLNDVLKDVIDYYKGH, encoded by the coding sequence ATGAAGGCGCTTATTACAGGCGGTGCAGGTTTTATCGGTTCACACCTTGCTGAAGAGCTTCTTGAGCAGGGACATGAGGTTTATCTCATTGACGACCTCTCCACAGGGAGCATTGAAAACATAGAACATTTGAAAAACCGCAAAGGGTTTCATTATATGATAGACACCATTTTAAACTCTCCGGTTATTGCCGAACTCGTGGATAAATGCGATGTGGTTTTCCACATGGCTGCAGCGGTTGGAGTAATGCTGATTGTAGAAAGCCCTGTGCGCACCATAGAGACCAATATCAAAGGCACGGAAGAGATACTCCTGCATGCCAACAAGAAAAAAAGGAAGGTGATAATTGCCTCCACCTCTGAAGTTTACGGCAAGAGCGACCAGAAATCTTTCAGGGAAGACAGCGACCTTATTCTCGGACCAACGACAAAAAACAGATGGAGCTACGCCTGTTCAAAGGCAATAGATGAATTTCTGGCGCTGGCTTACTGGAAAGAAAAGAACCTCCCGGTCGTTATTATAAGGCTGTTTAACGTTGTCGGTCCCCGGCAGACCGGAAGATACGGTATGGTCATTCCAAGATTTGTAAAGCAGGCGCTTCTTAACCATCCAATTACCGTCTTCGGCGACGGCAAGCAGTCAAGGTGCTTTTCCCATGTGAAAGACACCGTAAGAGCGCTTGTAAAACTCAGCCAGACGGATGAGGCTGTAGGTGAAGTCATTAATACCGGCAGTGACAATGAAATATCAATAGAGGACCTGGCAAAAAAGGTCAAAGAGCTGGCAAAAAGCAGGTCAAAAATCCAGTACATTCCGTACAGCGATGCATACGAAGAGGGTTTTGAGGATATGATGAGGCGCGTCCCGGACCTTAATAAGGTAAAAAAGCTAATTGATTATAAGCCGCAATACTCTCTTAATGATGTACTCAAAGATGTAATAGATTATTATAAAGGTCATTAA
- a CDS encoding helix-turn-helix transcriptional regulator, with translation MLDIKKIFGNNVRYFRKKRAISQELLAELCGLHRTYISHVECGKRNVSLENIQKIANALQIKIVELFKGINR, from the coding sequence ATGCTTGATATTAAAAAAATATTCGGCAATAACGTCCGATATTTCCGCAAAAAGAGAGCCATCTCTCAAGAGCTATTAGCCGAACTTTGCGGACTACATAGAACATACATTAGTCACGTTGAATGCGGGAAAAGAAATGTTTCCCTTGAGAATATCCAAAAAATAGCCAACGCATTACAAATAAAAATTGTTGAGTTATTCAAAGGGATAAATCGGTAA
- a CDS encoding site-specific DNA-methyltransferase — MPKRTTNKTKLKIQTKHKKTATYSHPENPIEFYISEETAVYGRKLFAKYYDNPEHSVRLLKGNCVEILNQARENSVDMIFADPPYFLSNGGITCHAGKMVSVNKGKWDKSRGIEENHKFTLEWLKACQRVLKPNGTIWVSGTTHIIYSIGFAIQELGYKILNDIIWYKRNAPPNLSCRYFTHSTEIVLWAAKNEKSKHYFDYPLMKKMNNGKQMRNVWQFSEEEEEQRETDDIWVMSAPASAEKKFGKHPTQKPVELLERILLASTKEGDLVLDPFCGSSTTGVASALLNRKYVGIEMEEEYLQLSRKRLEECIKKLNLFCKQMS, encoded by the coding sequence ATGCCTAAAAGAACAACCAATAAAACTAAACTAAAGATTCAAACTAAGCATAAAAAAACTGCAACTTACAGTCATCCTGAAAATCCCATTGAATTTTATATTTCTGAAGAGACAGCAGTTTACGGCAGGAAACTATTCGCCAAATATTATGACAATCCGGAACACTCCGTAAGGCTTCTTAAAGGCAATTGCGTTGAGATATTAAATCAGGCAAGGGAAAACAGCGTTGACATGATCTTTGCAGACCCGCCTTATTTCCTTTCCAACGGAGGCATTACCTGTCATGCGGGAAAGATGGTTTCAGTAAATAAAGGGAAGTGGGATAAATCCAGAGGCATTGAAGAAAATCATAAATTTACTCTTGAATGGCTTAAGGCATGCCAGCGTGTTTTAAAACCTAATGGGACTATCTGGGTTTCAGGAACAACACATATTATTTATTCCATCGGCTTTGCCATCCAGGAACTCGGATACAAAATTCTTAATGATATTATCTGGTACAAACGCAACGCCCCGCCAAATCTCTCATGCAGATATTTCACTCATTCAACAGAGATAGTTTTATGGGCTGCAAAAAATGAAAAAAGCAAACATTATTTTGATTATCCATTAATGAAAAAAATGAACAACGGCAAACAAATGCGTAATGTGTGGCAATTTTCTGAAGAGGAAGAAGAGCAAAGGGAAACCGACGATATTTGGGTAATGTCAGCCCCTGCATCTGCAGAAAAAAAGTTTGGTAAACATCCTACGCAAAAACCTGTAGAGCTTTTAGAAAGGATTTTACTCGCTTCTACAAAAGAAGGGGACTTGGTTTTAGATCCTTTCTGCGGTAGCTCAACAACGGGCGTTGCATCGGCTCTCCTTAATCGAAAATATGTAGGGATTGAGATGGAGGAAGAATATCTTCAGCTCTCCAGAAAAAGATTGGAAGAATGTATTAAAAAATTAAACCTTTTTTGTAAACAGATGTCCTGA
- a CDS encoding glycoside hydrolase family 3 protein, translating to MDIKKKIAQLIIARLDGQDIRKKFSYYQSLVKKGIGGFIIFGGEVKEVSSAIKKLQAVSEIPLFISSDIERGLGQQLEGATVFPPAMAVANTINKNNASDIRLLRKSISIIAKEARAAGINVIFSPVMDVNTNPQNPIICTRAFSDNPSQTAWFGREFIKGFQKHGLIACAKHFPGHGNTSRDSHKELPVVRADMKRLRKVELHPFKEAIQAGVKMIMVGHLMVPAIDKKFPSSLSEKTITGFLKNKMGFKGLVITDAMNMQALKSGEEKASLLALNAGTDIILHPSNPERVIDYLASKWDEIKPRAEESLKRILDTKKAFILHPSSLSPAYRTGRLQHIGGKTSRDLAYKLTQKSLKVKLDKKYSNLLEILYFTTSKKESPIILVIDDDNMKSGETFVNVLKKKYGKLKAYYTDNKTILSKNPPSPPFVKGGMGGFLIIAVFSKISAWKGRSGLSKELQTILKTAVGNSKHSLIIGFCCPYFLSSFKADAVIEAYSDSEAAQESAAEMLFGPL from the coding sequence GTGGACATAAAAAAGAAAATCGCACAGCTTATAATCGCCCGGCTTGACGGGCAAGATATCAGAAAAAAATTCAGCTATTACCAGTCGCTTGTTAAAAAAGGCATCGGCGGTTTCATCATCTTCGGCGGTGAAGTTAAGGAAGTCAGCAGTGCGATAAAAAAACTTCAGGCTGTCTCTGAGATTCCGCTTTTCATATCCTCTGACATTGAAAGGGGACTTGGACAACAGCTTGAAGGCGCAACAGTCTTCCCTCCTGCAATGGCAGTTGCAAACACAATAAATAAAAATAATGCATCTGACATCAGGCTGTTAAGAAAATCAATAAGCATTATCGCAAAAGAGGCGCGCGCCGCTGGAATCAATGTCATTTTCTCTCCTGTCATGGACGTGAATACAAATCCCCAAAACCCCATAATCTGCACAAGGGCCTTTTCTGATAATCCTTCACAGACTGCATGGTTCGGCAGAGAATTCATAAAGGGCTTTCAAAAGCACGGGCTTATTGCCTGCGCAAAGCATTTCCCCGGGCATGGCAATACAAGCAGGGATTCCCACAAAGAACTGCCTGTGGTAAGGGCTGACATGAAGAGGCTCCGCAAGGTGGAACTCCATCCTTTCAAAGAGGCAATACAGGCAGGGGTAAAAATGATTATGGTCGGTCACCTAATGGTGCCTGCGATTGATAAGAAATTTCCTTCAAGCCTTTCGGAAAAAACCATAACGGGATTTTTAAAAAATAAAATGGGGTTTAAAGGGCTTGTGATAACTGATGCAATGAATATGCAGGCGCTGAAATCGGGTGAAGAAAAGGCAAGCCTGCTGGCATTAAATGCAGGCACAGACATAATACTTCATCCGAGCAATCCTGAGAGGGTAATAGATTATTTGGCTTCAAAATGGGACGAAATAAAACCAAGAGCAGAGGAGTCTTTAAAAAGAATTTTGGATACAAAAAAAGCTTTCATCCTTCATCCTTCATCCCTCAGCCCTGCCTACCGGACAGGCAGGCTTCAACATATTGGGGGAAAAACAAGCCGGGATTTGGCTTATAAACTTACTCAAAAATCACTTAAAGTTAAACTTGATAAAAAATACTCCAACCTACTTGAAATATTATATTTTACCACATCAAAGAAAGAGTCTCCCATTATCCTCGTCATTGACGATGACAACATGAAGTCAGGGGAGACATTTGTTAATGTTTTGAAAAAAAAATACGGCAAGCTAAAAGCGTATTATACTGACAATAAAACCATTTTATCTAAGAATCCCCCCTCACCCCCCTTTGTCAAAGGGGGGATGGGGGGATTCTTAATCATCGCCGTATTTTCAAAAATATCCGCATGGAAAGGCAGAAGCGGATTAAGTAAAGAGTTACAAACCATACTTAAAACAGCAGTCGGAAATTCAAAACACTCTCTGATTATCGGATTCTGCTGTCCTTATTTTCTCAGCAGTTTTAAGGCAGATGCGGTTATTGAGGCTTATTCTGATTCTGAGGCAGCTCAGGAGTCTGCGGCTGAGATGCTGTTCGGCCCACTATAA
- the gltA gene encoding NADPH-dependent glutamate synthase: protein MRYRNPIKRSKDFKEVALGLTGKQALKEANRCLQCKKPLCVESCPVEINIPKFVAFIKEGDYLSGLKKIKESNNLPAICGRVCPQETQCEGHCILGKKKRPVSIGALERFLADYEITQDKDIVEPPRIASANGHKVAVIGSGPAGLTVAADLAKSGYDITVFEALHEPGGVLLYGIPEFRLPKKILRREIDYVRSLGVKILVNRVIGRTQTVDELLNDGFKAIFIGVGAGAPRYLGIPGENLNNVYFASEFLTRVNLMKAYDFPRYDTPIKKARRVAVIGGGNVAMDSARTALRLGAEKVYLIYRRSESEMPARREEAENAKEEGIEFCFLSDPKEISGDERGWVRAIKCEKMKLGEPDASGRRKPMPSGEEFSIDVDQVIVAIGQRSNPILVRSINGLGIWGDGYITSGRDGKTNLERIYAGGDITTGAATVISAMGAGKRAARAIDDFIVGRTASQPQTPELPQNQNKPQ from the coding sequence ATGCGTTACAGAAATCCCATAAAAAGATCAAAAGACTTTAAAGAGGTTGCCCTGGGCTTGACCGGGAAGCAGGCATTGAAAGAGGCAAACCGCTGTCTTCAGTGCAAAAAGCCCTTGTGTGTTGAAAGCTGTCCGGTTGAAATCAACATCCCGAAGTTTGTCGCATTCATAAAAGAGGGCGATTATTTAAGCGGGCTTAAAAAGATAAAAGAGTCTAATAACCTTCCTGCAATCTGCGGCAGGGTATGCCCGCAGGAAACGCAGTGCGAGGGACATTGCATACTCGGAAAGAAGAAGAGACCTGTCTCAATAGGCGCGCTTGAACGTTTTTTAGCTGATTATGAGATAACGCAGGACAAGGACATTGTCGAGCCTCCCCGAATCGCTTCTGCAAACGGGCATAAGGTTGCAGTTATCGGCTCAGGTCCTGCGGGTTTAACAGTTGCCGCAGACCTTGCAAAATCAGGATATGACATCACTGTTTTTGAGGCGCTTCATGAGCCGGGCGGGGTGCTTCTTTACGGGATTCCTGAGTTCAGGCTTCCCAAAAAAATTCTCAGGAGGGAAATTGACTATGTCAGAAGCCTTGGCGTAAAGATTTTGGTCAACCGGGTTATCGGACGGACGCAGACGGTTGATGAATTGCTTAACGATGGTTTTAAGGCGATATTTATCGGTGTGGGCGCAGGCGCGCCAAGGTATTTAGGCATCCCCGGCGAGAATTTGAATAACGTATATTTTGCATCAGAGTTTCTGACAAGGGTTAATCTCATGAAGGCGTATGATTTTCCAAGATATGATACTCCGATTAAAAAGGCGCGCAGGGTCGCTGTCATCGGCGGAGGAAATGTTGCAATGGATTCGGCAAGGACGGCGCTGAGGCTCGGCGCAGAGAAGGTTTATCTGATTTACAGAAGAAGCGAATCGGAAATGCCTGCAAGGCGCGAGGAGGCTGAAAACGCAAAGGAAGAGGGCATAGAGTTTTGTTTTCTCTCTGACCCGAAAGAGATATCAGGCGATGAAAGAGGCTGGGTGCGTGCAATTAAATGTGAAAAGATGAAACTGGGAGAACCTGATGCATCAGGAAGGAGAAAACCTATGCCCTCAGGAGAGGAATTCAGCATTGACGTTGATCAGGTGATAGTTGCAATTGGACAGCGTTCAAATCCGATACTTGTCAGGTCAATAAATGGATTAGGCATCTGGGGCGACGGCTATATAACGTCAGGCAGGGACGGAAAGACAAATCTGGAAAGAATCTATGCAGGCGGCGATATTACCACCGGCGCCGCCACTGTCATAAGCGCAATGGGCGCGGGGAAACGGGCTGCAAGGGCTATTGATGATTTTATAGTGGGCCGAACAGCATCTCAGCCGCAGACTCCTGAGCTGCCTCAGAATCAGAATAAGCCTCAATAA